In candidate division KSB1 bacterium, the genomic window GCCATTACCTTCGCTGCCACAACAGACACAATAAAACCCCAGCAATTGCCAAACCGCATCCATCCCCAGGCAACCTGGCTGCACCGGATCGCCGTTGAAGTGGCACTGAAAAAACCACTCATCGAGATGAACATCTTTTTCTGCGATCATGCTACCCTTGTTCCCACGCTTCTCTATTTCAAGCACGCGGTCAACCATTAAAAAAGGCGGGGCCGGCAACCTGGAGAATTCTGCCGGAGAATCTTCAACCAATTTGCCATAAGCAAATGCGATCAGCTCTTCTTTTGTAAAATGAGTTCTTTCGAGGAATTCTTTATATTTCATTTTGAAGAAATGCTTTTGTTAAAAAATAGTAGTCCTCAATGCTGGTTTCAAGATACTGGATTTTTGTTGAAACCTCAAACATCATAAAAATTCAATCGCCATGCTTGCCCAGGTCAATCCTGCGCCAACAACAATTAGGGCAAGCCTGTCTCCTTCTTTGAATTTATGCCAGTTTTGACTCAGGACGGTTGGCGCACCGGCCGCACCGGTATTGCCAAATTCATCCACATTAAAAAAGTGTTTGTTCTGAGGGATTTCGCATCTACTGCATACGGATTGCAGCATACACAAATTTGCCTGGTGTCCAATAAAATGAGGGCGTGCTTCCCGATATATTTCACCAATTTCCCTATAACATTTCGCTGTGCGTTTTATGGCAAATGTCTGAACAGTTACGCCATCCTGTTTAAAATAACCCATCCTGGGAATGGTCACTTTGTCCCATCCTTGAGGACTTGAAGTCATACTGTGAAAATCAACTTTAGCTTTTGCAGGCACTTTTGTAGAAACCACGGCAGCACTCGTCCCATCTCCCCACAAAACAGCCGTATTGCGATCGGTGTAATCGATTGAGCGTGTATTATTTTCCGGGGAAATCAATAAAATAAATTCCGGTGTTGCTTCCGGATTCATCATCGAAAGAAAATGTATTTGAGAACCGAAACTTGAACATGCAGAATTCAGATCAAAAGCATTGACTTCGATACCCAATTCCGCGGCAATCGTACAGGCCTCGGCAGGCGTAAGCGTTTCCGGAGAGCATCCGCCAGCGATAACCAGGCCGATCTGTTCTTTTTCAAGGCCGGCATTTTTAAGAGCCCTTTCACCAGCCAACTTTCCTGTAATTGCATTGCTGTAATCCGACGCTTCACTCGCTGCACGTGGATCGCGATTTCGGGTTTCTTTTATATAATCAAGCGACAGAACTGTGCGCCGGGTGCGAATGCCGACCCGCTCCATGATCCACTCATTGCTAGTTGCGATATCCAACTCTTCTAAAAATTTATTGTCTATCACATTGTCTGGGTGAAAATGCCCGAGTCCATGTATGTAAATCATAATTATTGTCCTTTTTGCAGCTAAATAACAAAAAATTGAGATTCAAAACAAAGGCTCTTAACTAAAAATCATCCACTAATATGCTCTCCACCGTCTACCCGAATGATATTGCCGTTGGCCCAGGCTGCTTCGTCCAAACACATCAGGTAAATGAAATTTGCCACGTCTTCAGGAGTGGTCATCCTATTAAAAGGATTGCACAGTTTCGCGGTTGCTTTCAGGTGAGTATTACCAGGGATTAAACGTAAAGCAGGAGTGTCTGTCACCCCTGCCTGAATAATATTGGCGCGTATGCCATAAGGCGCATATTCAACTGCAATAGAGCGGGCAATCGACTCCAGCACAACTTTGGCGGCGGAAACAGCAGCGTAGCCTCGCCAGGCAATTTCATTGCCCTCACTAGTAAGTCCCAGTACTCGCGCGTCCGCAGCAAACATCTTGCGCTTAAAAACTTCTTGTACCCAGGTTACCAAGCTGCTGCCCATGCTGTAAATTGTAAGCGCAAAGTCCTCATCCTTTAAAAGCTCCTCGTTATTGTACTTTGCGGGTGAAGCCACACCAAGCAGGTTTTCTTCGCCCTGGTCAAAGAGTCTATCAAAAGTTGATTGCAGAGAATCTTTCGAGACGCCCAGCTCCTGACTCAGTTTATTTAAGGATTGTTCATGTTTTTTGTGTTTTTCAGGATGCTCTTGAGAGAGGAGTTTCAGATTTCCATAAGCAATTGAGTGTAAAAGCATCCGAACCCGGCCGTCTGCGCCAAGGCTAGCTTGCAAACCATCCAAAGTTTCCTGAACGCCTTCCGGAGATAGCGCGTTGACATTGTATGTCAAAACTTGTACACCCGTATCTCGAATTTCCTGGTATTCCAGTTCGAGACGTTTCATCGCGCCTCTGCGATCGCGGTGCACAATACAAATGTTCATGCCATGCAGGCTTAACTTTTTAGCTGTCGCTAATCCGAATCCACTTGAACCACCTAAAATGAGCGCCCAATAGTCGGGGTCAAACCTCATCAAATCTATCCTTTATCAAATGAAAGTAAATTGAACCGTAAATAAATTCTGTCAAGTCCAGATTTTTGTGTAAATTCCAACTTACGCAAAAAGTTTTTGTTCATAGGCAGTTACGGGAAAATTGACAGCGAAGAGAAGCAGTAAACCAATAACGACGTTTCTTTTTCATTGTGACCTTCCTCTTTAAGTTGAGAATCGGAATGAGCATGAATATAAAAACTAAATGGTTTGGATACAAATATTATTTTTAAGATTTCTTAGAATTTTTCTAATCTGTCATAATAGTTTCACAAATTTTGCGACTCTGTTTTACAAATTCACACAAGTTTTTTTGAACCGCTGAAGTGTTCACTCAGGAGCATCTCCTAATAAAAACTTGTTTGTCAATTTCATTATTCATTTTCATTTTTGACTTTTCTTTTTATATTTAAGTATAAAGTTTGGTATTTTTAACTTCAACCAAGAGGGATTCCATGCTTGATAGACTTTATTTTTTCATACTGATTTTTTCAGTGATATTTTTTCAGAATAGCGGACACCGGGCATTTGCCCAAACACCAGAGAATTGTGAGCAAGAGCTTCGGCAAGCGACAGACCTATTTCGTTCGGCAAAATACGACTCAGCACTTTCTTTGCTCAATCTTTGTTTGCTGCAAAGGCAGCCGGTGCAGTTAGAAAAAGCCGAAGCTTATAAACTTTTGGGCAAAGTTAAAGTTGCTTTGGACGACGCCACTGGTGCAAAAGCGGCTTTCCTTGAAATGTTGTCATTGCAGCCCTTCATGGAGCTTGACTCAAAGCAAGAAACACCTGAGACCGTCAAGATTTTCAATGAAGTAAGGATTGAATTTTTGACTGCCAACCCAACGACGAAAGGCTCAAAAAACTGGCCCTGGATCGCCGTTTCAGGAGCTGTGGTTTTTACAGTTGCAGCCTTGCTCTTTTTAAAATAGCAGCGAAGACCTTGCAGGTTTCAAAAACCTGCAAGGTCTATACTTTTAACGAATAAATCTAAAAAAATGACCGCAAAAAATCCCTTCATAGCCGGAAACTGGGTGCGGGGGAAAAACTTTTTCGGCCGGCAAAAACTCATCAGCGAAATTCTGGAAGGCCGCCGGCATTATCTCTGGGTTGCGGGAACACGCAGAGTTGGCAAGACCTCTTTGTTGAAGCAACTCGAGTACTTGATCCTGCAAGGTGAGTCTTCGGACAAATATGTCTCTCTTTTTTGGGATATGCAGGGGAGTCGTGACCTGAACGGCTTAAAAGAGTCATTGTTGGAAAGCGTTGAGGACGCGGAGCCGCAATTTTCTCAGCTTGGCGTCGATGTCAGCCGGCTTGAGGAACAAGATTTATTTGGTATTCTGAGAACGCTGAAGCGGGCAGTCAAGGATGCTAATTCAAACTTAATGCTTCTCTGCGACGAAGTTGAGGAGCTCATCAATATCGAAAAAAACAATCCGGAGATTCTGCCAAAATTACGACGGTTCTTTCAGCGTGGTGACAATATTTATACAGTCCTTACTTCAACCAGGCGCTTGGGGATTCTTGAACAAACATCCATTCCGGACACGTCTCCCTTTTTGCACGGGTTCGTGCCGCCAATTTATTTGCCTCGTTTTGAACATGAAGATTCAGCTGCCTTAATCGGTCAGTGGAATTTTTCCGGGGACATTGTCGAAGAAATCATCGAAAAAACCGCTCATCACCCCTATCTGATTCAACTGCTTTGTACTCGCTTGATCGATTCAAACGATATCAGGAAAGTGATTGCCGAAATCAGCCAGGACGATATGATAAGCCACTTTTTCTCAGTGGATTTTCGAACACTGGAAAGCAGCGAAAAGGAAATACTCCTGTGTTTGCTTCAAAATAAAAAATTAACTTTAGGCAAGCTGCAAAGTCTTTGCGGCGAGTCGTCCGAAAAGCTTATTACGCAACTTTACCAACTCATGCAGCTCGGGTTTATAAAACAAACAGACCGCTATTACAGCATTTCAAATTACTTCTTTGGGCAGTGGCTTGAAAGAGAAAAGCAAAAACTTTATTCAGATTCAACTTTGAAACGAGCTGAAACACTTCCTGATTCTGATCCATCACTCACACCTGCCGCGGGATTGCCGGAAATCGGAGATAGTTTGGCTCAGCATAAAATTTTAGGAAAGCTGGGTTCCGGAGGCATGGGCGTCGTCTTTAAAGGCCGCGATCTGAAACTCAACCGGCTCGTGGCCCTAAAAATTCTGTCACCGGATTTAATGAATGACTTAGAATTAAGGCAGAGATTCATTATTGAAGCTCAGGCGGCGTCGGCGATGAACCATCAAAACATTTGTACAATTTATCAAACCGGTGAGGATGCGGGACTCAGCTTTATTTCGATGGAATATATCGACGGGCATAATTTGCGGGACTGGAGTCAAATCCATCGGGACATTCCGGGCAAATTGAATATCGCAATTCAAACCGGTAAAGGCTTTATTCACGCTCATTCTAAAGGTATCGTCCACCGGGATATTAAACCGGAGAATATCATGGTTACAAAAGAGGGGGTCGCAAAAATCACCGACTTCGGATTGGCCAAGACTCTCACGCCGGTCGACCCACACTTGACCAAATCCGGGACCACCCTGGGAACGCTGAGCTACATGTCG contains:
- a CDS encoding ketoacyl-ACP synthase III yields the protein MIYIHGLGHFHPDNVIDNKFLEELDIATSNEWIMERVGIRTRRTVLSLDYIKETRNRDPRAASEASDYSNAITGKLAGERALKNAGLEKEQIGLVIAGGCSPETLTPAEACTIAAELGIEVNAFDLNSACSSFGSQIHFLSMMNPEATPEFILLISPENNTRSIDYTDRNTAVLWGDGTSAAVVSTKVPAKAKVDFHSMTSSPQGWDKVTIPRMGYFKQDGVTVQTFAIKRTAKCYREIGEIYREARPHFIGHQANLCMLQSVCSRCEIPQNKHFFNVDEFGNTGAAGAPTVLSQNWHKFKEGDRLALIVVGAGLTWASMAIEFL
- the fabA gene encoding bifunctional 3-hydroxydecanoyl-ACP dehydratase/trans-2-decenoyl-ACP isomerase; amino-acid sequence: MKYKEFLERTHFTKEELIAFAYGKLVEDSPAEFSRLPAPPFLMVDRVLEIEKRGNKGSMIAEKDVHLDEWFFQCHFNGDPVQPGCLGMDAVWQLLGFYCVCCGSEGNGRALGCKEVNFDGQIRPHNSRVRFEINVRRYTVLQGGHTSLVIGSGNVFVDDEHIYSIKDAKVGIFTGIAYTDYPYKSKNSLGGIMRRKS
- a CDS encoding SDR family oxidoreductase; its protein translation is MRFDPDYWALILGGSSGFGLATAKKLSLHGMNICIVHRDRRGAMKRLELEYQEIRDTGVQVLTYNVNALSPEGVQETLDGLQASLGADGRVRMLLHSIAYGNLKLLSQEHPEKHKKHEQSLNKLSQELGVSKDSLQSTFDRLFDQGEENLLGVASPAKYNNEELLKDEDFALTIYSMGSSLVTWVQEVFKRKMFAADARVLGLTSEGNEIAWRGYAAVSAAKVVLESIARSIAVEYAPYGIRANIIQAGVTDTPALRLIPGNTHLKATAKLCNPFNRMTTPEDVANFIYLMCLDEAAWANGNIIRVDGGEHISG
- a CDS encoding protein kinase, with translation MTAKNPFIAGNWVRGKNFFGRQKLISEILEGRRHYLWVAGTRRVGKTSLLKQLEYLILQGESSDKYVSLFWDMQGSRDLNGLKESLLESVEDAEPQFSQLGVDVSRLEEQDLFGILRTLKRAVKDANSNLMLLCDEVEELINIEKNNPEILPKLRRFFQRGDNIYTVLTSTRRLGILEQTSIPDTSPFLHGFVPPIYLPRFEHEDSAALIGQWNFSGDIVEEIIEKTAHHPYLIQLLCTRLIDSNDIRKVIAEISQDDMISHFFSVDFRTLESSEKEILLCLLQNKKLTLGKLQSLCGESSEKLITQLYQLMQLGFIKQTDRYYSISNYFFGQWLEREKQKLYSDSTLKRAETLPDSDPSLTPAAGLPEIGDSLAQHKILGKLGSGGMGVVFKGRDLKLNRLVALKILSPDLMNDLELRQRFIIEAQAASAMNHQNICTIYQTGEDAGLSFISMEYIDGHNLRDWSQIHRDIPGKLNIAIQTGKGFIHAHSKGIVHRDIKPENIMVTKEGVAKITDFGLAKTLTPVDPHLTKSGTTLGTLSYMSPEQASGLDTDHRADIFSFGIVLYELFSGQLPFSGKFELSVLYSILNEDPVPICKVNSELPEALDKIIWKALQKDKAKRYESMSELVGELELLLEKGR